The Panicum hallii strain FIL2 chromosome 9, PHallii_v3.1, whole genome shotgun sequence genome has a window encoding:
- the LOC112878097 gene encoding uncharacterized protein LOC112878097 translates to MENTREQRGQDAAGANGWMTVPAFGDWDMKNGALPDYSMDFSKIREMRKQNKKELSRASLGGDEDLSQAQQQRNQAQAKAEPKLGRPADDHRRHLHDSSTGGKKFLSYFQCCIKA, encoded by the exons ATGGAGAACACGAGAGAG CAGCGGGGCCAGGACGCGGCAGGCGCCAACGGCTGGATGACGGTGCCGGCGTTCGGGGACTGGGACATGAAGAACGGCGCGCTGCCGGACTACTCCATGGACTTCTCCAAGATCCGTGAGATGCGCAAGCAGAACAAGAAGGAGCTCTCCCGCGCCAGCCTCGGCGGCGACGAGGACCTCTCCCAGGCCCAGCAGCAGCGCAACCAGGCGCAGGCCAAGGCAGAGCCCAAGCTCGGCCGACCCGCCGACGACCACCGCCGGCATCTCCACGACTCATCAACG GGAGGGAAGAAGTTTCTGAGCTACTTCCAGTGCTGTATCAAGGCCTGA
- the LOC112875646 gene encoding uncharacterized protein LOC112875646 produces MVGRKPMRRRRTDRQPPPPPPPQSFGATARPTSPRSSASAAAVAADLDELLLTAPPPSASEPRSFSYAVKQQCWEKAERVPGRDPERWRRDALGNIVFRKLVGCPGCLCHDYDHIVPYSKGGKSTLENCQVLQATVNRSKGNKTEISKSELIQKSAYCRVSGRDMDLVELSAYGNVRRGPDSGGCKIQ; encoded by the exons ATGGTGGGGCGAAAGCCGATGCGCCGCCGCAGAACTGATCGgcagcctcctcctcctccgccgccgcagtcCTTCGGTGCCACGGCTCGCCCGACCTCCCCACGTtcgtccgcctccgccgccgcggtcgccgccgacctggacgagctgctgctcacggcgccgccgccgtcggcgtCGGAGCCCCGGAGCTTCTCGTACGCGGTGAAGCAGCAGTGCTGGGAGAAGGCGGAGCGAGTGCCGGGGCGCGACCCGGAGAGGTGGCGCCGCGACGCGCTCGGCAACATCGTCTTCCGCAAGCTCGTCGGCTGCCCCGGCTGCCTCTGCCACGACTACGACCACATCGTCCCCTACTCCAAG GGCGGGAAGAGCACATTGGAGAATTGCCAGGTTTTGCAG GCTACAGTGAATCGATCTAAAGGCAACAAGACTGAGATATCCAAATCCGAGCTCATACAGAAGAGTGCATATTGTAGGGTTTCAG GACGTGATAtggatcttgttgaactctctGCCTATGGAAATGTCCGGCGAGGACCAGATTCAGGGGGCTGCAAAATCCAGTGA
- the LOC112876712 gene encoding cyclic dof factor 1-like, with amino-acid sequence MAECRVGGGGGDCLIKLFGKTIPVPEVAAAAAVAVGEADKDIQQSGSSTSEPKGQENTLQDSTGSPLQQEVADTEDSSAAKNSSGDQQQGEAANQKEKLKKPDKILPCPRCNSMDTKFCYYNNYNINQPRHFCKNCQRYWTAGGAMRNVPVGAGRRKSKSASAASHFLQRVRAALPIDPLCTAAKTNGTVLSFGSDMSSLDLSEQMKHLKEKLVPITRIKSSDDRSVGSCTEGSAKGEDSNQMNQKEKVTADNSANVVQHPCMNGVTMWPFSCAPPPACYTSGIAIPFYPAAAAYWGCMVPGAWNAPWPPHSLSESASSLSTASPASTKSNCLTPGKRSRDSDEEGDTKGNGKVWVPKTIRIDDADEVARSSILSLIGINGDKACKDSRGCKLARVFEQKEEAKTATHTVINSLPFLQGNPAALSRSLTFQEGS; translated from the exons ATGGCGGAGTGCAGAgtcggaggaggcggcggcgattgctTGATTAAGCTGTTCGGGAAGACCATCCCGGTGCCagaggtcgccgccgccgccgccgtcgccgtgggCGAGGCTGATAAG GACATCCAACAAAGCGGCAGCAGCACGTCTGAACCGAAAGGACAAGAGAACACCCTTCAGGACTCTACGGGCTCGCCTCTGCAGCAGGAGGTTGCAGACACTGAAGATTCATCAGCTGCCAAGAACTCCTCAGGAGACCAGCAGCAGGGCGAGGCGGCCAACCAGAAGGAGAAGCTGAAGAAGCCTGACAAGATCCTGCCGTGCCCCCGGTGCAACAGCATGGACACCAAGTTCTGCTACTACAACAACTACAACATCAACCAGCCACGCCACTTCTGCAAGAACTGCCAGAGGTACTGGACGGCCGGCGGTGCCATGCGCAACGTCCCtgtgggtgcaggacggcgcaAGAGCAAGAGTGCGTCGGCTGCTTCCCACTTCCTTCAGAGGGTCAGGGCCGCGCTGCCCATCGATCCTCTCTGCACGGCAGCCAAGACTAATGGCACAGTGCTTAGCTTTGGCTCCGACATGTCCTCCTTAGACCTCTCAGAACAGATGAAGCACCTAAAGGAGAAACTTGTCCCAATAACGCGGATCAAGAGCAGCGATGACCGATCAGTTGGTTCTTGTACTGAAGGATCTGCAAAGGGAGAAGACTCAAACCAAATGAACCAAAAGGAGAAAGTTACAGCAGATAACTCTGCAAATGTTGTTCAGCATCCATGCATGAACGGGGTAACCATGTGGCCATTTAGCTGTGCACCACCACCTGCCTGTTACACATCAGGCATCGCAATTCCGTTCTACCCAGCAGCAGCTGCCTACTGGGGCTGCATGGTTCCAGGAGCTTGGAACGCCCCATGGCCACCACACTCCCTGTCTGAGTCTGCTTCATCGCTTAGCACTGCTTCTCCAGCATCCACAAAGTCCAATTGCCTCACGCCAGGAAAGCGCTCTAGAGACTCTGACGAGGAAGGAGACACCAAAGGAAATGGCAAGGTGTGGGTGCCGAAGACGATCCGGATTGATGACGCAGACGAGGTGGCCAGGAGTTCCATCTTGTCACTAATTGGGATCAATGGCGATAAGGCGTGCAAAGATAGCAGAGGGTGCAAGCTTGCAAGAGTTTTTGAGCAGAAGGAAGAGGCAAAGACAGCAACTCACACAGTCATCAACAGCTTGCCATTCTTGCAAGGGAACCCAGCTGCACTCTCACGCTCACTGACCTTCCAGGAGGGATCTTGA
- the LOC112876710 gene encoding probable glucomannan 4-beta-mannosyltransferase 4, translated as MRNLQVKPRAEPPKGLNRKIPAYQNASVTVCFVFFLVLAHQVERGAGPSSLPGKPFPFQNGVEEASCCKLRSATIPNFHLSKPGAEGRGMEGLWGRALASAASGGRVAAAWAAVRARAVAPALEAAVWVCLAMSVMLVLEVCYMSVVSFVAVKLLRRVPERRYKWEPMPSVGGTGGGKDEEEAVPGGEAFPLVLVQIPMYNEREVYKLSIGAACALTWPSNRIIIQVLDDSTDPFIKELVELECKDWASKKINIKYEIRESRKGYKAGALMKGMEHSYAQECDFVAIFDADFQPEPDFLLRTVPFLVHNPKIALVQTRWEFVNYDVCLMTRIQKMSLDYHFKVEQESGSSMHAFFGFNGTAGVWRVSAISEAGGWKDRTTVEDMDLAVRASLKGWQFLYVGDIRVKSELPSTLKAYRHQQHRWTCGATNLFRKMAPDIVRSKGVSVWMKFHLLYSFFFVRRVIAPILTFLFYCIVIPLSVMVPEVSIPVWGMFYIPTAITIMNAIRNPWSIHMVPIWILFENVMSMHRMRAALTGLLETMYVDEWVVTQKLGDHVREKLEVPLLTPVKPTECVERIYVPEILVAFYLLVCASYDFVLGAGRYYLYIFLQAFAFLLLGFGFVGTAGPCSCP; from the exons ATGCGTAATCTGCAGGTCAAACCACGGGCCGAACCGCCGAAGGGTCTTAATCGCAAAATCCCAGCGTATCAAAATGCCAGTGTCACAGTGTGTTTTGTTTTTTTCCTCGTGCTCGCTCATCAGGTTGAGCGCGGCGCGGGCCCATCTAGCTTACCTGGCAAGCCTTTTCCGTTTCAAAACGGAGTCGAAGAAGCCAGCTGCTGCAAGCTACGCTCCGCCACCATTCCCAATTTCCACCTCTCGAAGCCTGGAGCCGAGGGCCGCGGCATGGAGGGCCTTTGGGGGAGGGCGCTGGCCTCCGCCGCGTCGGGGGGCCGGgtcgcggcggcgtgggcggcggtgcgcgcgcgcgcggtggCGCCGGCGCTGGAGGCCGCGGTGTGGGTGTGCCTGGCCATGTCGGTGATGCTCGTGCTCGAGGTGTGCTACATGAGCGTCGTCAGCTTCGTCGCCGTCAAGCTGCTGCGGCGCGTCCCCGAGCGGCGGTACAAGTGGGAGCCCATGCCCTCCGTCGGGGGTACCGGAGGCGGCAAGGACGAGGAGGAAGCGGTGCCCGGCGGAGAGGCGTTCCCGCTGGTGCTCGTGCAGATCCCCATGTACAATGAGAGAGAG GTCTACAAGCTCTCTATTGGAGCAGCATGTGCCCTCACATGGCCATCGAACCGTATTATAATCCAAGTCTTGGATGATTCCACCGATCCATTCATTAAG GAACTTGTGGAGCTTGAATGCAAGGATTGGGCCAGCAAGAAAATCAACATAAAATATGAGATTCGAGAGAGTAGGAAAGGATACAAAGCAGGAGCCCTGATGAAGGGCATGGAACATAGCTATGCCCAAGAGTGCGATTTTGTTGCCATTTTTGATGCAGATTTCCAACCTGAACCTGACTTCCTTTTAAGAACCGTACCGTTTCTCGTGCATAACCCGAAGATTGCTCTGGTACAGACACGTTGGGAGTTTG TGAACTATGATGTTTGCCTAATGACAAGGATACAAAAGATGTCGCTAGATTATCATTTCAAGGTTGAGCAGGAATCAGGCTCATCTATGCATGCCTTCTTTGGTTTCAACG GAACTGCTGGTGTGTGGCGGGTATCAGCTATTAGTGAAGCAGGAGGGTGGAAGGATCGCACCACTGTGGAAGACATGGACTTAGCTGTACGAGCGAGTCTAAAGGGATGGCAATTCCTGTATGTCGGTGATATAAGG GTTAAGAGTGAACTCCCCAGTACCTTAAAGGCCTACCGTCATCAACAGCATAGGTGGACTTGTGGTGCTACGAACCTCTTCAGAAAAATGGCACCGGACATTGTTCGAAGCAAG GGCGTATCTGTATGGATGAAATTCCATCTTCTGTACAGCTTCTTCTTTGTACGCAGGGTTATCGCTCCCATCCTGACATTCCTGTTCTACTGCATTGTGATTCCATTGTCCGTCATGGTCCCTGAAGTCAGTATCCCTGTCTGGGGAATGTTCTACATTCCCACTGCCATCACCATCATGAACGCCATCAGGAATCCCTG GTCTATCCATATGGTGCCGATATGGATTCTGTTCGAGAACGTCATGTCCATGCACCGGATGCGCGCCGCCCTGACCGGGCTGCTGGAGACCATGTACGTTGACGAGTGGGTGGTCACCCAGAAGTTGGGCGATCATGTGAGGGAGAAGCTCGAGGTCCCTCTCCTCACACCGGTGAAGCCAACTGAGTGCGTCGAGAG GATTTACGTTCCTGAGATCCTGGTTGCGTTCTACCTCCTGGTATGCGCATCTTACGATTTTGTACTCGGAGCCGGGCGCTACTACCTGTACATCTTCCTCCAGGCCTTCGCTTTCCTCTTGCTTGGATTTGGCTTCGTCGGCACAGCTGGACCCTGTTCTTGTCCATAG
- the LOC112876713 gene encoding uncharacterized protein LOC112876713, whose protein sequence is MALPRAALGHPFSPCHARPGFRLSTSTTGSGPSFAYSRTQHPAVGAPRRAYPRIEATARRGARTESPKVRNRRLQKKFNGTATKPRLSVFCSNRQLYAVLADDHNKKILFYGSTLQKSICGDPPCSTVEAARRVGEELVRACEELGISEISYDRNSFARGEKMMAFEVPVSQHGFLPR, encoded by the exons ATGGCGTTGCCACGCGCCGCGCTTGGCCACCCGTTCTCGCCGTGCCACGCGCGCCCGGGCTTCCGCCTTTCGACCTCGACGACAGGCTCCGGGCCTAGCTTCGCGTACTCCCGAACGCAGCATCCCG CCGTTggcgcgccgcggcgcgcgtACCCCAGAATCGAGGCGacggcgaggcgcggcgcgcgcACGGAGAGCCCCAAGGTCAGGAACCGACGGCTGCAGAAGAAG TTCAATGGCACGGCGACGAAACCCAGGCTGTCGGTGTTCTGCTCCAACCGGCAGCTCTACGCCGTGCTCGCCGACGACCACAACAAGAAGATCCTCTTCTACGGCAGCACTCTGCAGAAGTCCATCTGCGGCGATCCGCCCTGCAGCACCGTG GAAGCTGCCCGGAGGGTTGGGGAGGAGCTCGTCAGGGCGTGCGAGGAGCTTGGCATCTCCGAGATCTCCTACGACCGCAACAGCTTTGCTCGAGGCGAGAAGATGATGGCGTTCGAGGTTCCCGTCTCACAGCACGGGTTCCTGCCAAGATAA
- the LOC112876711 gene encoding pentatricopeptide repeat-containing protein At5g15300-like, with translation MPSISPADLLVCSGRCSTERDLRLLHAALIRRRHILPTDDATKVLAKLLRFAAVSPAGDLRHASSLLSLHLPFISAAASHLAFFYNTLMRGFATSSSPGSGIELFTAMRRAGAAPDAFTFTFVLKSFSRCQSPGRLPSDLHAQAIMHGCLGARSSHAHVHNALLHAYASRAAVDDARSVFDEIPVRDVVSFSGLLTAHLKGNRLDSARTLFDQMPHRDVVSWTAMISAYAKAQRPQEALALFDAMPVQPDEVTMVSVVSACTALGDLATGERLRQYVDSNGFGWMISLRNALMDMYAKCGCLTEARALFDGMTVRSLASWNTLISAYASHGDVDSTVTLFHQMLVDDNSVKPDGVTLLAVLTVYAHKGFVEEGRTMFNAMQRGNYGKVELTIEHYGCMVDLLGRAGQLEEAYKMIEQMPIQSNDVVWGVLLGACRMHGNIDMAEKAVQKLRSLNLQEGGYYILLIDMYTAAGRTADAMEVRRAMNETGAKKTTGWSSWTTACLQQ, from the coding sequence ATGCCATCGATCTCGCCGGCGGATTTGCTTGTCTGCTCCGGCCGGTGCTCCACGGAGCGCGATCTCCGGCTCCTCCATGCCGCTCTCATCCGTCGCCGCCACATCCTCCCTACGGACGATGCCACCAAGGTACTCGCCAAGCTCCTCCGCTTCGCCGCGGTATCCCCGGCTGGTGACCTCCGCCACGCCTCCTCGCTCCTCTCCCTTCATCTCCCGTtcatctccgccgccgcttcccaccTCGCCTTTTTCTACAACACCCTCATGCGCGGCTTCGCAACCTCCTCCTCGCCCGGCTCTGGCATCGAGCTCTTCACCGCAATGCGCCGCGCGGGCGCCGCGCCCGATGCCTTCACCTTCACCTTCGTCCTCAAGTCTTTCTCGCGCTGCCAATCACCGGGACGGTTACCCTCTGACCTACACGCCCAGGCGATCATGCACGGCTGCCTCGGTGCGCGCAGCTCGCACGCTCACGTCCACAATGCTTTGCTGCACGCGTACGCGTCTCGGGCTGCCGTGGACGACGCCCGCAGTGTGTTTGATGAAATTCCCGTCCGGGATGTTGTCTCTTTCTCGGGGCTACTCACAGCGCACCTCAAAGGCAACCGTTTGGATTCCGCACGAACGCTGTTCGACCAAATGCCGCACCGGGACGTCGTTTCCTGGACTGCCATGATTTCTGCCTATGCCAAGGCACAGCGTCCACAGGAGGCCCTGGCGTTGTTTGATGCAATGCCAGTGCAGCCAGACGAGGTGACCATGGTGAGTGTTGTGTCAGCATGCACTGCACTTGGCGACCTTGCAACTGGGGAGCGTTTGCGGCAGTATGTTGATTCCaatggttttggttggatgatTTCACTCCGCAATGCACTTATGGATATGTATGCTAAGTGTGGTTGCCTAACTGAAGCGCGCGCTTTGTTTGACGGGATGACCGTGAGGAGTTTGGCATCTTGGAACACGCTTATCTCAGCATATGCATCACATGGTGATGTGGATAGCACAGTTACTTTGTTTCATCAGATGCTGGTTGATGACAATTCTGTGAAGCCAGATGGGGTGACACTGCTTGCAGTGCTCACCGTGTATGCACACAAGGGCTTTGTTGAGGAGGGGCGCACTATGTTCAATGCGATGCAAAGAGGAAATTATGGCAAAGTTGAACTCACTATTGAGCACTACGGGTGCATGGTGGACTTGCTTGGTCGGGCAGGGCAACTTGAGGAAGCATATAAGATGATAGAGCAAATGCCGATTCAGAGCAATGATGTAGTCTGGGGTGTGTTACTTGGTGCATGCCGGATGCATGGCAATATTGACATGGCAGAGAAGGCAGTCCAGAAGCTAAGGAGCCTAAACCTGCAAGAGGGTGGTTATTACATTTTGCTCATAGATATGTACACAGCCGCTGGCCGAACAGCAGATGCCATGGAGGTTAGACGGGCCATGAATGAAACCGGGGCCAAGAAGACTACAGGCTGGAGCAGCTGGACTACTGCCTGTCTGCAACAGTAG
- the LOC112874340 gene encoding O-fucosyltransferase 3-like, translating into MARSRPRVWLVTACAAVLLWASVAQLVAVGRLLLLFGVAGNADPSPPPSALPPPRIYKSNGYLKISCNGGLNQMRSEICDMVAVARLLNLTMVVPELDKRSFWADQSNFGDIFDVRHFIDSLRDEVHIIKQLPGRFGARDSDVILQMPPVSWSDEKYYLHQILPLFRKHSAIHFNKTDARLANNGISTELQLLRCRVNFQALKFTPQIEGLGNKLIHELRAKGSFVALHLRYEMDMLAFSGCNHGLSPEEAEELKKMRYAYPWWRDKEIDSQAKRSQGLCPLTPEETSLVLRALGFQKDALIYIAAGEIYGGDRRLEPLRAAFPKLVRKEMLLDSDVLRQFQNHSSQMAALDFIVSTASDVFIPTFDGNMAKLVEGHRRFLGFQRSVVLDRRKLVELLDLYTSNTISWDNFASSVREAHKSRVAQPSCRRKLENRPKEEDYFYANPHECLANSSLCS; encoded by the exons ATGGCGAGGTCGAGGCCTAGGGTTTGGCTCGTGACGGCCTGCGCCGCGGTGCTGCTGTGGGCCTCAGTCGCGCAGCTCGTTGCCGTCggtcgcctcctcctcctgttcGGCGTCGCGGGCAACGCCGatccttcgccgccgccgtccgcgctTCCGCCCCCAA GAATATACAAGAGCAATGGTTATCTGAAGATATCTTGTAATGGGGGTCTGAATCAGATGCGATCAGAG ATATGTGACATGGTGGCAGTGGCTCGTCTGCTAAACCTCACGATGGTTGTCCCGGAACTTGACAAGAGATCATTCTGGGCTGATCAAAG CAATTTTGGAGACATATTTGATGTGAGGCATTTCATTGACTCATTAAGGGATGAAGTGCACATTATTAAACAGCTTCCAGGGAGGTTTGGTGCAAGAGATTCAGACGTTATACTTCAAATGCCACCTGTGAGCTGGTCAGATGAAAAATATTACTTGCATCAG ATCTTACCACTGTTCAGAAAACACAGTGCCATCCATTTTAACAAAACTGATGCTCGGTTAGCCAATAATGGTATCAGTACAGAGCTTCAACTGCTTAGATGCCGTGTTAATTTTCAAGCACTGAAATTCACCCCTCAAATTGAGGGATTGGGGAATAAACTAATACATGAACTTCGAGCTAAGGGATCATTTGTAGCCTTGCATTTACGCTATGAGATGGATATGCTGGCCTTTTCTGGTTGCAACCATGGTCTTTCACCTGAAGAAGCTGAGGAGCTAAAAAAAATGAG ATATGCTTATCCATGGTGGAGAGACAAAGAAATTGATTCCCAAGCGAAGAGGTCACAAGGACTATGCCCACTTACTCCTGAGGAGACATCACTTGTTTTGAGAGCCCTGGGATTTCAAAAGGATGCTCTTATATACATTGCAGCTGGTGAAATTTATGGGGGAGATAGGAGACTAGAACCACTACGAGCTGCTTTCCCCAAACTT GTAAGAAAGGAGATGCTGCTAGACTCTGATGTTCTGCGTCAATTCCAAAATCACTCTTCCCAGATGGCTGCACTCGATTTCATTGTATCCACAGCCAGTGATGTTTTCATTCCCACTTTTGATGGTAACATGGCAAAACTTGTTGAAGGCCACCGAAG GTTCCTGGGTTTCCAGAGAAGTGTGGTGCTAGACCGACGGAAATTAGTTGAACTTCTAGACCTATACACCAGCAACACAATCTCTTGGGACAATTTTGCATCTTCTGTTCGGGAAGCTCACAAGAGCCGTGTAGCCCAACCATCCTGCAGGCGGAAACTTGAGAACAGACCAAAAGAAGAGGATTACTTCTACGCTAACCCCCATGAATGCCTGGCTAATTCAAGCTTGTGCAGCTAA
- the LOC112874341 gene encoding ribulose-phosphate 3-epimerase, chloroplastic, which translates to MASPSSSLCSSFASLRTASLGHRRGLVFSAPRKAFQVRASARVDKFSKNDIIVSPSILSANFSKLGEQVKAVEVAGCDWIHVDVMDGRFVPNITIGPLVVDALRPVTDLPLDVHLMIVEPEQRVPDFIKAGADIVSVHCEQSSTIHLHRTVNQIKSLGAKAGVVLNPATPLTAIDYVLDVVDLVLIMSVNPGFGGQSFIESQVKKIAELRRLCAEKGVNPWIEVDGGVGPQNAYKVIEAGANAIVAGSAVFGAPDYAEAIKGIKTSQRPVAVPA; encoded by the exons AtggcgtcgccgtcgtcgtcgctgtGCTCCAGCTTCGCCTCCCTGCGGACGGCCTCCCTCGGCCACCGCCGCGGCCTCGTCTTCTCCGCCCCCAG GAAGGCATTCCAAGTGAGGGCATCAGCTCGGGTTGACAAGTTCTCAAAGAATGACATCATTGTGTCCCCTTCCATTCTATCTGCAAACTTTTCCAAGCTTGGTGAACAG GTAAAAGCTGTGGAGGTGGCAGGATGCGACTGGATTCATGTTGACGTCATGGATGGACGATTTGTGCCAAATATCACGATTGGACCTTTGGTTGTTGATGCTCTCCGTCCAGTGACTGATCTTCCATTGGATGTACATCTG ATGATTGTGGAACCTGAGCAGCGAGTCCCAGATTTTATTAAGGCGGGTGCTGATATTGTTAGTGTCCACTGTGAACAATCATCAACCATCCATTTGCACCGAACAGTCAATCAG ATTAAAAGTCTAGGAGCAAAGGCAGGAGTTGTTTTGAATCCAGCGACTCCACTCACCGCAATAGATTACGTTCTTGATG TTGTCGACCTGGTCTTGATTATGTCTGTGAATCCTGGGTTTGGTGGCCAGAGCTTTATTGAGAGTCAAGTAAAGAAAATTGCAGAGTTGAGAAGGTTATGTGCAGAGAAG GGAGTAAACCCCTGGATTGAGGTTGATGGTGGTGTTGGTCCGCAAAATGCCTACAAG GTCATTGAAGCTGGGGCGAATGCCATTGTTGCTGGTTCTGCAGTTTTTGGGGCTCCAGACTACGCTGAAG CTATCAAAGGAATCAAGACCAGCCAAAGACCTGTAGCTGTACCGGCATGA